In a genomic window of Bubalus bubalis isolate 160015118507 breed Murrah chromosome 17, NDDB_SH_1, whole genome shotgun sequence:
- the CDC45 gene encoding cell division control protein 45 homolog isoform X1, with protein sequence MFVSDFRKEFYEVVQSQRVLLFVASDVDALCACKILQALFQCDHVQYTLVPVSGWQELETAFLEHKEQFRYFILINCGANVDLLDILQPDDEAVFFVCDTHRPVNVVNVYNDSQIRLLIKQDDDLEVPAYEDIFRDEEEDEEHSGNEGDEGSEPSEKRTRLEEEIAAQTLKRRQRREWEARRRDVLFDYEQYEYHGTSAAMVMFDLAWLMSKDLSDMLWWAIVGLTDQWVQDKITQVKYVTDVGALQRHVSRHSHRREDEAHALSVDCARISFEYDLRLALYQHWSLHDSLCNTCYTAARFKLWSLHGQKRLQEFLADVGLPLKQVKQKFQSMDVSLKENLREMIEESANKFGMKDMRVQTFSVQFGFKHKFLASDVVFATMSLMESPEHGSGTDSFTQALDSLSRGNLDKLYHGLELAKRQLRATQQTIASCLCTNLVVSQGPFLYCALMEGTPDVALFSKPASLSLLSRHLLKSFVCSTKNRRCKLLPLVMAAPLSAEQGTVTMVGIPPETDSSDRKNFFGRAFEKAAEGTNSRALHNHFDLSDLRLEVVLAGWQDTPASPGWGLQGGAAWLPHAQAVIELKAEDRSKFLDALVTLLS encoded by the exons ATGTTCGTGTCCGACTTCCGCAAGGAGTTCTACGAGGTGGTCCAGAGCCAG AGGGTCCTTCTCTTCGTGGCCTCGGACGTGGACGCTCTGTGCGCTTGCAAGATCCTTCAG GCCCTGTTCCAGTGTGACCATGTACAGTACACGCTGGTTCCAGTTTCTGGGTGGCAAGAACTTGAAACTGCATTTCTAGAGCATAAAGAACAG TTCCGCTATTTCATCCTCATAAACTGTGGCGCGAACGTGGATCTGTTGGATATCCTTCAGCCCGATGATGAGGCCGTGTTCTTCGTGTGTGACACCCACAGGCCGGTCAATGTTGTGAACGTGTACAACGACAGCCAG ATCAGATTGCTCATTAAACAAGATGATGACCTTGAAGTTCCGGCCTATGAAGACATCTTTCGGGATGAAGAGGAGGATGAAGAACACTCGGGAAATGAAGGCGATGAGGGGTCAGAGCCCTCCGAGAAGCGCACACGGCTGGAGGAG GAGATCGCAGCGCAAACTCTGAAGAGGAGGCAGCGGAGAGAGTGGGAGGCCCGGAG GAGAGACGTCCTCTTTGACTACGAGCAGTACGAGTATCATGGGACGTCG GCTGCCATGGTGATGTTCGACCTGGCGTGGCTGATGTCCAAGGACCTGAGCGACatgctgtg GTGGGCCATCGTTGGACTCACGGACCAGTGGGTGCAAGACAAAATCACCCA GGTGAAGTACGTGACCGACGTGGGCGCACTGCAGCGGCACGTATCCCGGCACAGCCACCGGCGTGAGGATGAGGCGCACGCGCTCTCCGTGGACTGCGCGCGCATCTCCTTCGAGTACGA CCTCCGCCTGGCGCTCTACCAGCACTGGTCCCTCCACGACAGCCTGTGCAACACGTGCTACACGGCGGCCAGGTTCAAGCTCTGGTCCCTGCACGGGCAGAAGCGGCTGCAGGAGTTCCTCGCGGATGTGGG TCTCCCCCTCAAGCAGGTGAAGCAGAAGTTTCAATCCATGGACGTCTCCTTGAAGGAGAATTTGCGAGAAATGATTGAAGAGTCTGCaaataagtttgg CATGAAGGACATGCGCGTTCAGACTTTCAGCGTCCAGTTTGGCTTCAAGCACAAGTTCCTGGCCAGCGATGTGGTCTTCGCCACGATGTCACTGATGGAGAGCCCCGAGCACGGCTCCGGGACGGACAGCTTCACGCAGGCCCTGGACAGCCTCTCCAG GGGTAACCTGGACAAGCTGTACCACGGCCTGGAGCTGGCCAAGCGGCAGCTGCGCGCCACGCAGCAGACCATCGCCAGCTGCCTCTGCACCAACCTCGTCGTCTCCCAGGGGCCCTTCCTCTACTGCGCCCTCATGGAG GGCACCCCGGACGTGGCACTGTTCTCTAAGCCCGCCTCCCTGAGCCTGCTAAGCAGACACCTGCTCAAGTCCTTCGTGTGCTCG ACAAAGAATCGGCGCTGCAAGCTGCTGCCCTTGGTGATGGCCGCTCCCCTGAGCGCAGAGCAGGGCACCGTGACCATGGTGGGCATCCCCCCAGAGACCGACAGCTCGGACAGGAAGAA CTTTTTCGGCCGGGCGTTTGAGAAGGCGGCAGAGGGTACCAACTCCCGGGCACTGCACAACCACTTTGATCTCTCTG ACCTAAGACTGGAGGTGGTGCTGGCCGGCTGGCAGGACACCCCGGCTTCCCCAGGCTGGGGCCTCCAGGGCGGAGCTGCTTGGCTCCCCCATGCCC
- the UFD1 gene encoding ubiquitin recognition factor in ER-associated degradation protein 1: MFSFNMFDHPIPRVFQNRFSTQYRCFSVSMLAGPNDRSDVEKGGKIIMPPSALDQLSRLNITYPMLFKLTNKNSDRVTHCGVLEFVADEGICYLPHWMMQNLLLEEGGLVQVESVNLQVATYSKFQPQSPDFLDITNPKAVLENALRNFACLTTGDVIAINYNEKIYELRVMETKPDKAVSIIECDMNVDFDAPLGYKEPERQAQHEESAEGEADHSGYTGELGFRAFSGSGNRLDGKKKGVEPSPSPVRPGDIKRGIPNYEFKLGKITFIRNSRPLVKKVEEDEAGGRFVAFSGEGQSLRKKGRKP, from the exons ATG TTCTCCTTCAACATGTTCGACCACCCGATTCCCCGGGTCTTTCAGAACCGCTTCTCCACGCAGTACCGCTGCTTCTCCGTGTCCATGCTTGCGGGGCCCAATGACAGGTCAGACgtggagaaaggagggaaga TAATTATGCCACCATCAGCCCTCGACCAACTCA GCCGACTTAACATCACCTACCCCATGCTGTTCAAACTGACCAACAAGAACTCGGACCGCGTGACACACTGCGGGGTGCTGGAGTTCGTGGCCGACGAGGGCATCTGCTACCTCCCGCACTGG ATGATGCAGAACCTGCTGCTGGAGGAGGGCGGCCTGGTTCAGGTGGAGAGCGTCAACCTGCAGGTAGCCACGTACTCCAAGTTCCAGCCGCAGAGCCCCGACTTCCTGGACATCACCAACCCCAAGGCCGT ATTAGAAAACGCCTTGAGAAACTTCGCCTGTCTGACAACTGGGGATGTGATTGCCATCAATTACAATGAGAAG ATCTATGAGCTGCGGGTGATGGAGACCAAGCCGGACAAGGCCGTGTCCATCATCGAGTGCGACATGAAC GTGGACTTCGATGCTCCCCTGGGCTACAAGGAGCCGGAGAGGCAGGCCCAGCACGAGGAGTCAGCC GAAGGCGAAGCTGACCACAGTGGCTACACTGGGGAGCTGGGCTTCCGT GCCTTTTCTGGCTCCGGAAACAGACTGGATGGGAAGAAGAAGGGGGTggagcccagcccctccccagtcaGGCCCGGAGACATCAAGAG AGGAATTCCCAACTATGAATTTAAACTTGGTAAGATCACGTTCATCAGAAACTCACGTCCACTGGTCAAAAAGGTTGAGGAG
- the CDC45 gene encoding cell division control protein 45 homolog isoform X2 gives MFVSDFRKEFYEVVQSQRVLLFVASDVDALCACKILQALFQCDHVQYTLVPVSGWQELETAFLEHKEQFRYFILINCGANVDLLDILQPDDEAVFFVCDTHRPVNVVNVYNDSQIRLLIKQDDDLEVPAYEDIFRDEEEDEEHSGNEGDEGSEPSEKRTRLEEEIAAQTLKRRQRREWEARRRDVLFDYEQYEYHGTSAAMVMFDLAWLMSKDLSDMLWWAIVGLTDQWVQDKITQVKYVTDVGALQRHVSRHSHRREDEAHALSVDCARISFEYDLRLALYQHWSLHDSLCNTCYTAARFKLWSLHGQKRLQEFLADVGLPLKQVKQKFQSMDVSLKENLREMIEESANKFGMKDMRVQTFSVQFGFKHKFLASDVVFATMSLMESPEHGSGTDSFTQALDSLSRGNLDKLYHGLELAKRQLRATQQTIASCLCTNLVVSQGPFLYCALMEGTPDVALFSKPASLSLLSRHLLKSFVCSTKNRRCKLLPLVMAAPLSAEQGTVTMVGIPPETDSSDRKNFFGRAFEKAAEGTNSRALHNHFDLSVIELKAEDRSKFLDALVTLLS, from the exons ATGTTCGTGTCCGACTTCCGCAAGGAGTTCTACGAGGTGGTCCAGAGCCAG AGGGTCCTTCTCTTCGTGGCCTCGGACGTGGACGCTCTGTGCGCTTGCAAGATCCTTCAG GCCCTGTTCCAGTGTGACCATGTACAGTACACGCTGGTTCCAGTTTCTGGGTGGCAAGAACTTGAAACTGCATTTCTAGAGCATAAAGAACAG TTCCGCTATTTCATCCTCATAAACTGTGGCGCGAACGTGGATCTGTTGGATATCCTTCAGCCCGATGATGAGGCCGTGTTCTTCGTGTGTGACACCCACAGGCCGGTCAATGTTGTGAACGTGTACAACGACAGCCAG ATCAGATTGCTCATTAAACAAGATGATGACCTTGAAGTTCCGGCCTATGAAGACATCTTTCGGGATGAAGAGGAGGATGAAGAACACTCGGGAAATGAAGGCGATGAGGGGTCAGAGCCCTCCGAGAAGCGCACACGGCTGGAGGAG GAGATCGCAGCGCAAACTCTGAAGAGGAGGCAGCGGAGAGAGTGGGAGGCCCGGAG GAGAGACGTCCTCTTTGACTACGAGCAGTACGAGTATCATGGGACGTCG GCTGCCATGGTGATGTTCGACCTGGCGTGGCTGATGTCCAAGGACCTGAGCGACatgctgtg GTGGGCCATCGTTGGACTCACGGACCAGTGGGTGCAAGACAAAATCACCCA GGTGAAGTACGTGACCGACGTGGGCGCACTGCAGCGGCACGTATCCCGGCACAGCCACCGGCGTGAGGATGAGGCGCACGCGCTCTCCGTGGACTGCGCGCGCATCTCCTTCGAGTACGA CCTCCGCCTGGCGCTCTACCAGCACTGGTCCCTCCACGACAGCCTGTGCAACACGTGCTACACGGCGGCCAGGTTCAAGCTCTGGTCCCTGCACGGGCAGAAGCGGCTGCAGGAGTTCCTCGCGGATGTGGG TCTCCCCCTCAAGCAGGTGAAGCAGAAGTTTCAATCCATGGACGTCTCCTTGAAGGAGAATTTGCGAGAAATGATTGAAGAGTCTGCaaataagtttgg CATGAAGGACATGCGCGTTCAGACTTTCAGCGTCCAGTTTGGCTTCAAGCACAAGTTCCTGGCCAGCGATGTGGTCTTCGCCACGATGTCACTGATGGAGAGCCCCGAGCACGGCTCCGGGACGGACAGCTTCACGCAGGCCCTGGACAGCCTCTCCAG GGGTAACCTGGACAAGCTGTACCACGGCCTGGAGCTGGCCAAGCGGCAGCTGCGCGCCACGCAGCAGACCATCGCCAGCTGCCTCTGCACCAACCTCGTCGTCTCCCAGGGGCCCTTCCTCTACTGCGCCCTCATGGAG GGCACCCCGGACGTGGCACTGTTCTCTAAGCCCGCCTCCCTGAGCCTGCTAAGCAGACACCTGCTCAAGTCCTTCGTGTGCTCG ACAAAGAATCGGCGCTGCAAGCTGCTGCCCTTGGTGATGGCCGCTCCCCTGAGCGCAGAGCAGGGCACCGTGACCATGGTGGGCATCCCCCCAGAGACCGACAGCTCGGACAGGAAGAA CTTTTTCGGCCGGGCGTTTGAGAAGGCGGCAGAGGGTACCAACTCCCGGGCACTGCACAACCACTTTGATCTCTCTG